A window of Patagioenas fasciata isolate bPatFas1 chromosome 5, bPatFas1.hap1, whole genome shotgun sequence contains these coding sequences:
- the ARL14EP gene encoding ARL14 effector protein: MDPCSVGVQLQATNECHKTYYTRHTGFKTKQDTSSSDLLLLQLRTGITLSENNTICLHHAKIYIERFEDLQKSCCDPFNVHRKLSKKNLRAIDLDDAAFLSAKFGRQFVPGWKLCPKCMQIINGSMDVESEDRQRRKLDSDGRTAKALKSLQFANPGRQTEFTPETSKREKRRLQTKNASYNSDRQLIPAKSKVYDSQGLLLYNGMDLCDCLDEDCLGCFYACPKCGSNKCGAECRCDRKWLYEQIEIEGGEIIRNKHVG, translated from the exons ATGGATCCTTGTTCAGTTGGAGTTCAGCTTCAGGCTACCAATGAATGCCATAAAACATATTATACCCGTCACACTGGCTTCAAGACTAAGCAAGATACATCTTCATCTGACCTACTGTTACTTCAGCTTAGGACTGGAATCACCCTTTCAGAGAACAATACAATCTGCTTGCACCATGCAAAAATTTACATCGAAAGATTTGAAGACTTACAAAAATCATGTTGTGATCCCTTTAATGTGCACAGAAAACTCTCAAAGAAAAACTTGCGTGCAATTGACTTAGATGATGCAGCTTTTCTGAGTGCCAAGTTTGGAAGACAGTTTGTACCTGGTTGGAAGCTTTGTCCCAAGTGTATGCAGATAATAAACGGAAGCATGGATGTTGAATCCGAAGATCGCCAAAGAAGAAAACTCGATTCTGAT GGGCgtacagctaaagctttaaagtCTCTACAGTTTGCTAATCCAGGACGACAGACTGAATTCACTCCTGAAACcagtaaaagagaaaagagacGGCTGCAAACAAAAAATGCATCATATAATTCAGACAG GCAACTTATACCGGCCAAGAGTAAAGTCTACGATAGCCAGGGACTCCTGCTTTACAATGGGATGGACCTCTGCGATTGTCTCGATGAAGATTGCCTGGGATGTTTCTACGCTTGCCCCAAATGTGGCTCCAACAAGTGTGGAGCCGAGTGTCGCTGTGACCGCAAGTGGCTCTATGAGCAAATTGAGATAGAAGGAGGAGAAATAATTAGAAATAAGCATGTTGGTTAG